The nucleotide sequence CACGCCGAAGTCACCGAGCCACGCGGCCGGGCTGGGGCGGAAGCCGAAGGCAATGACCACGCGGTCGGCGGGGATGATCTGCTCGGACCCGGGCACCACCTCGGGGCGGCGCCGGCCGCGGGCATCAGGGGCGCCCAGACGGGTCTCGACCACCTTCACACCTTCGACCTTGCCATTGCCGACGATTTCCACCGGGGCACGGTTGAACATGAACTTGACGCCCTCTTCCTTGGCGTTGGCGACTTCGCGCTTGGAGCCGGGCATGTTCGCCTCGTCGCGACGATAGACGCAGCTGACGCTGGCCGCCTGCTGGCGGATGGAGGTGCGGTTGCAGTCCATGGCGGTGTCGCCACCGCCCAGCACCACCACCCGCTGGCCGGCCATGTCGATGAAGTCGGCCGGATCCTTCTCGATGCCCATCACGCGGTTGATGTTGGAGATCAGGAAGGGCAGTGCCGACACCACGCCCGGCAGATCCTCACCGGGGAAGCCGCCGGTCATGGCGGTGTAGGTGCCCATGCCGAGGAACACGGCGTCGTATTCGGCGAGCAGCTGCGCCATGGTCACGTCGGTGCCGACATCAGTGTTGAGGCGGAACTCGACGCCCATGTATTCCTGGATGTTGCGCCGGTTCTTGACGACGTCCTTTTCCAGCTTGAACGGCGGGATACCGAAGGTGAGCAGGCCCCCGATCTCGGCCTGGCGATCGAACACGACCGGCTTCACGCCATTGCGGGCGAGGATGTCGGCGCAGCCCAGCCCGGCGGGGCCGGCGCCAATGATGGCCACCTTCTTGCCGGTGGCAACGACGCCCGTCATGTCCGGTCGCCAGCCCTGCTTGAAGGCCTCGTCGGAGATGTACTTCTCGATCGAGCCGATGGTGACCGCGCCGAAGCCGTCATTGAGGGTGCAGGCGCCTTCGCAGAGCCGGTCCTGCGGGCACACGCGGCCGCAGATTTCCGGCAGCGAGTTGGTCTTGTGCGACAGCTCGGCAGCGGCGAACAGATTGCCTTCCTCGACCAGCTTGAGCCAGTTGGGGATGTAGTTGTGCACCGGGCACTTCCACTCGCAGTAGGGGTTGCCGCAATCGAGGCAACGCCCGGCCTGGGTGGCCGCGTTGTCGGCCGGGAACTGGCCGTAGATTTCGCGCCAGTCGTGCATGCGCACTTCCACCGCGACCTTCTTCGGGTCCTGTCGGGAAACTTCTAGAAACTGCAGGTGATTCTTTGCCATGTCTGGGTCCTTACGCCGCGGCCTTGACGGCGTGGATCAGCGAATTGATTTCAGCGGCCTTCGGCTTGACCAGCCAGAAGCGCCCGACGAAATCGCGGAAATCATCGAGGATGTGCTGGCCCCATTCGCTGCCGGTGGCCGCCACGTAGTTGCGGATCAGCCCGCGCAGGAAGTGCTGATGGCCTTCCATGCTTTCGGCTACGACCCGATGAATGTCGATGAGTTCATGGTTGTAGCGGTCGACGAAGCCACGGCTCTCGTCGAGGACATAAGCAAACCCGCCGGTCATGCCGGCACCGAAGTTGACGCCGACATCCCCCAGTACCACGACCACGCCGCCGGTCATGTATTCGCAGCCGTGGTCGCCCACGCCTTCAACCACCGCCGTAGCGCCGGAGTTGCGTACGGCGAAGCGTTCGCCAGCGGTGCCGGCGGCGAACAGGGTACCGCCGGTGGCGCCATACAGGCAGGTATTGCCGATGATGGCGGCCTCGGTGGTCTTGAACCGCGAACCCTGCGGCGGCTTGATGACGATGCGACCGCCGGCCATGCCCTTGCCGACATAGTCATTGGCTTCGCCTTCCAGCTCCAGATGCAGACCGCCGGCATTCCAGACACCGAAGCTCTGGCCGGCGGTGCCGTTCAGCCTGAGCGTGATGGGCGAATCGCTCATGCCGAGGTTGCCGTGGCGCTTGGCGATCTCGCCGGACAGGCGCGCGCCGATCGACCGATCGCGATTGGTCACGGTGTAGCTGAACACGCCACCGGTCTTCTGTTCGATGGCGGTGAGCGCGTCGCGCACCATGGTCTCGGCCAGCTCGGCCTTGTCGAACGGATGATTGGGACCGGTACAGAAGTGGCCGGATGGCAACACCATGCCGGCCGACGCGAGGATCGGCGACAGGTCGAGTGCACGCTGCTTGTCGGTGGTGCCCGGCTGGATCGCCAGCAGCTCGGATCGCCCGATCAGCTCGGCCAGCGTGCGTACGCCCAACTGCGCCATCAGCTGGCGGGTTTCCTCGGCGACGAAGCGGAAATAGTTCATCACCATTTCCGGCAGGCCGATGAAGTGCTTGAGACGCAGCACCTTGTTCTGGGTGGCGACGCCGGTGGCGCAGTTGTTGAGGTGGCAGATGCGCAGGTACTTGCAGCCCAGGGCCACCATGGGCGCGGTGCCGAAGCCGAAGCTCTCGGCGCCGAGGATGGCGGCCTTGATGACATCAAGCCCGGTCTTGAGCCCGCCGTCGGTCTGCACCCGCACCTTTTCCCGCAGGCCGTTCATGCGCAGCGTCTGGTGGGTTTCGGAGAGCCCGAGCTCCCACGGCGTGCCGGCGTACTTCACCGAGGTGATGGGGCTGGCACCGGTACCACCGTCATAGCCGGAGATGGTGATGAGGTCGGCATAGGCCTTGGCCACGCCGGCGGCAATGGTGCCGACACCCGGGCCGGACACCAGCTTCACCGACACCAACGCGGCCGGATTGACCTGCTTGAGGTCGAAGATCAGCTGCGCCAGATCCTCGATCGAGTAGATATCGTGATGCGGCGGCGGCGAGATCAGCGCCACGCCGGGCTTGGCGTAGCGCAGGGTGGCGATCATCTCGTTGACCTTGTCGCCCGGCAGCTGGCCACCCTCACCGGGCTTGGCGCCCTGGGCCACCTTGATCTGCAGCACCTCGGCGCTGGCCAGATACGCCGGAGTCACGCCGAAACGGCCGGAGGCCACCTGCTTGATCTTGGAGGTGCGCTCGGTGCCGTAACGCACCGGGTCTTCGCCGCCTTCGCCGGAATTGGAGCGGCCGCCGAGCCGGTTCATGGCGATCGCCAGCGCCTCGTGGGCTTCCGGCGACAACGCGCCCAGCGACATGCCGGCCGAATCGAAGCGCTTGAGGATCGATTCGATCGGTTCGACTTCCTCCAGCGGGATCGGCGTCGCGTCCTTCAGCGTGAACAGGTCGCGGAACGCGGTAACCGGCCGGTGATTGACCAGCGCGGCAAACTTCTCGTAGTCGCTGTACTCGCCACTCTGCACGGCATCGTGGAGGGTGCGGATGACATCCGGGTTGTAGGCGTGATATTCGCCGTCGTAGACGAACTTCATCAGGCCGCCCTGGTCGGCGCTACGACGGGGGTTCCACGCCGCCTTGGCGAGCAGTGCCTGTTCGGCTTCGAGGTCCTGGAAGCGGGCACCCTGGATACGGTTGACGGTGCCGGCGAAGCACAGCTCCACCACCTCGCTGTGCAGCCCGACCGCTTCAAACAACTGCGAGCCACGGTAGCTGGAGATGGTGGAGATCCCCATCTTCGAGATGATCTTGTAGAGGCCCTTGTTGATGCCCTTGCGGTAGGACTGCCCGAGCGCCGCCTCGTCCTTCTCGACACTGATCTCGCCGCGCGCGCGCATGTCGTAAAGCGTGGCGTAGGCGAGATAGGGATAGATCACGCTGGCGCCGTAGCCGATGAGGCAGGCGAACTGGTGCGGGTCGCGGGCGGTGGCGGTTTCCACCACGATGTTGCAGTCGCAGCGCACGCCTTCGGCGATCAGTCGGCTGTGCACCGCGCCGGTGGCCAGCAGCGCATGGATCGGCAATCGACCCTTCGTCAGCTGGCGGTCGGACAGCACCAGGATGACCGCACCGCGATCCCGTACGGCAGCGACCGCGAGGTCACCCAGCGCGCGGATGGCGGCATCGAGGCCAAGGCTGGGGTCATAGTGCAGATCCAGCACTTCGTGGCCGTAGATGGGGTCGGCCAGCAGCGAGCGGAACTTGCTCTCGGACAGCACCGGCGAGTCCACCAGCAGGCGCGCGGCGCGCTCGGGGGTTTCCTCGAACATGCCCGACTCGGCGCCGAGCGAGCACTCCAGGCTCATCACGATCTGTTCGCGCAGCGGGTCGATCGGCGGGTTGGTGACCTGCGCGAAGACCTGGCGGAAGTAGTCGTAGGGCGAGCGGATCTGCCGCGACAGGGCGGCAAAGGGGGTGTCGTCGCCCATGCTGCCGATCGTCTCCTGACCGCTTTCGGCCAGCACCCGCACCACTTCGGTCCGCTCCTCGTTGGTGAGGGCAAACATCTTCTGATAGACGGCGATATCGGCCGGCTGCAGGCGGTCGAGCGAGTTCGGGTCGTCCGACAGGCTGGATTCCAGCCGCCGCAGCTTCTTCTTCAGCCACTGCTTGTAGGGATGCCGCGAGGCGAGCATGCCGTCGATGTCGGCCGGCCGCAGCAGTTCGCCGGAGTCGGTGTCGATGGCGAGCATCTGGCCGGGGCGCAGACGCCCCTTCTCGACCACATCTTCGGGTGCGTAATCGGACACGCCGATCTCGGAGGCCAGCACGATGGTGCGGTCACGGGTGATGACATAGCGCGCCGGGCGCAGGCCGTTGCGGTCGGTGGCGCAGACAGCGTAGCGCCCGTCGGTGATCACCACGCCAGCGGGGCCATCCCAGGGCTCCATCTGCAACGAGTTGTATTCGAAGAAGGCGCGGACATCAGGGTCGAGGTTTTCGACGTTCTGCCAGGCGGGCGGGATCAGCGCTCGCATCGCGGCGAACAGGTCCATGCCGCCGGCGAGCAGCACTTCCAGCATGTTGTCGAGGCTCTGCGAGTCGGACCCGCGCATGTTGACCAGCGGCGCGATCTCGCTGATATCGGGCAGGTCCTTGCACTCGTACTTGCGGGCACGGGCCTGCGCCCACTGCCGGTTGCCGGAGATGGTGTTGATCTCGCCGTTGTGCGCCAGGTAGCGGAACGGGTGGCAGAGGTGCCACTTCGGCAGCGTGTTGGTGGAGAAACGCTGGTGGAACACGCAGATGGCGGTTGCCAGGTCTTCGGCCTGCAGGTCGCGGTAGAAGGTCGGCAGATACTCGGGCATCACCAGGCCCTTGTAGACCAGCACCCGGCAGGACAGCGAAGTGATGTAGAAGGCATCGTCGCCTTCGGCTTCCAGACGCTTCTCGGCGGCACGACGGGCCTTGAACAGCTTCAGCTCAAACACCAGCTTGGGCAGCTGCGCCGGCGAGGTGATGAACACCTGCTCGAAACGCGGGATGTTGCGCAGGGCTTCTTCCCCCAGCGCGCTGTTGTCGGTCGGCAGCACGCGCCAACCCTGCAGGGTGAGCCCCTGCACGGCCAGGGCTTCGGCCAGCACGGCGCGCGCGCGCGCCGCCGTCTTCTCGTCCTGCGACAGGAAGATGTTGCCGGCGCAGTAGGGCAGGTTGCCGAGCGTGATGCCGGCCTCGCCCGCCACCCGCCGCAAAAAGGCGTCGGGTTTCTTCATCAACAGGCCGCAGCCGTCACCGGTCTTGCCGTCGGCCGCAATGGCGCCACGGTGGGTCATGCGCTGCAGCGCGGTGATCGCGGACTGCACCAAGGCATGACTCGCCTGGTCATCCATTTGCGCGATCAGCCCGAAACCGCAGCTGTCACGTTCAAATTCCGGCCGATAGAGGCCCTGTTCGGTCACCATTTACCATCACCTCACGTAAAAAAGGGCGGCGATCACCCCCGACCGCGCTCTCGTGAGAGGGCGGCCGCTGACTCACTCTTGGGAGGGGAGGCGCGGGGGACGTCGCTGCGGTGCAACATTAGAATTATAAGGACGCACCCCCCGGCGTCAATGTCGTACAGGTGCCAAGGGGGCCGCCGCACCCGGATTCTGATCGAGCGGCTATGCTCCGGCCGTCTCCCACCACCGGACACACGATGCGTACTGCCTCCGCGTTCAGCCTGCTGCGCCAGCGCCGCTTCGGCTTCTTTTTCTGGACGCAGACCCTCGGTGCGTTCAACGACAACGTGTTCAAGAATGCGGTGGTGATCCTCATCACCTTCGGTATCGCCGGCGTCGGCGCCGACCAGGCCAACCTCTACGTCAATCTTGCTGCCGGGCTGTTCATCCTGCCGTTCTTCCTGTTCTCCGCCACCGCCGGCCAGGTGGCTGAAAAATATGAGAAAGCGCGCCTGATCCGGGGCATCAAGGCACTTGAGATCGGCATCATGCTGCTGGGCGCGCTGGCGCTGTGGCAACAGAGTCTGCCGCTGCTGCTGGGTGTGCTGTTCCTGATGGGCAGCCAGTCGGCGCTGTTCGGGCCGGTGAAGTACGCGATCCTGCCGCAACACCTGGACGAGGCCGAACTGATCGGCGGCAACGCCTGGGTCGAGGCCGCCACGTTTCTGTCGATCCTGATCGGCACCCTGGTCGGCGGATGGCTGATCGCCCAGCAGGGTGGCGGCACCTGGGTGGCATTGGTGCTGGTGACGGTCGCGGCGCTCGGCTACCTCACCGCCCGCGGTATTCCGCGCGCCCTGCCCACCGCACCGGACCTGCGCATCAACTGGAACCCGCTGACCGAGACGGTCCGCAACCTGGCTTTCCTGCGGCGGGAGCGCACCGTATTCCTGTCGGTGCTGGGCATTTCCTGGTTCTGGTTCTTCGGCGCCCTGTTCCTGTCACAGCTGCCGAACTACACCAAGCTGCACCTGGGCGGCGACGAGACCGTGGTGACGCTGCTGCTGGCGGTGTTCTCGCTGGGTATCGGCGCCGGCTCGCTGCTGTGCGAGCGGCTGTCCGGGCGCCAGGTGGAGATCGGCCTGGTGCCGCTGGGCTCGATCGGACTGACGGTGTTCGGCATCGACCTGTTTCTGGCCGCGCCCGGCCTTGCCGCCGCACAGGGGCTGGATGCCACAGCGTTTCTGGGCCAGGCGGCGAACCACCGGGTGCTGTGGGACCTCGGCCTGATGGGCCTGTCGGGCGGCCTGTTCATCGTGCCGCTCTACGCGCTGGTGCAGACCCGCGCAGCGCCCGCCCATCGCTCTCGCGTCATCGCCGGCAACAACATCCTCAACGCGCTGTTCATGGTGGCGGCGGCGCTGACCGCGGTGGTGTTGCTGCAGGCCGGGCTCAGCATCCCGCAGCTATTCCTGGTGGCCACGCTGATGAATGCCGCGGTGGCGGTGTTCATCTACAGCCTGGTGCCCGAGTTCCTGATGCGGTTCCTGGTGTGGATGCTGATCAACAGCCTCTACCGGATTCGCCGCCAGGGCCTGGCGCACATCCCCGACACCGGGCCGGCGCTGATCGTCTGCAACCATGTCAGCTTTGTCGACGCGCTGATCCTCGGCGGCAACATCCGGCGGCCGGTACGCTTCGTGATGTACCACAAGATCTTTCGCATTCCGGTGCTCAACTTCATCTTCTGCACCGCCCGCGCCATTCCCATCGCGCCCGCCAAGGAGGACCCCGAGCTGATGGAGCGCGCCTTCGGCGAGATCGCAGCGGCGCTGGCCGCCGGCGATGTGGTGGGGATCTTTCCGGAGGGCGCGCTGACCGCCGATGGCGACATCGCCACCTTCCGTAGCGGGGTTGAACGGATCATCACCGCCAGCCCGGTGCCGGTGATCCCGATGGCTCTGCAGGGGCTGTGGGGCAGCCTGTTCAGCCGTCGTGACAGTTTCCTCGGCCGCTCGCGACTGCCGCGGCGCTTCTGGTCCCGCATCGGCATGGTGGCGGCGCCGCCGGTGCCGCCGGAACAGGTCAGCGCCGCCGGTCTGGAGGCGCAGGTGCGGGCGCTCCGCGGCGACTGGGCGTAGCGGGGGCGCGAGAAGTGCGTCACCGCCGCCCGGCGAGACCTTAACGCGGACGCGGGGTGCGGCGGTTCGGGGCCGTCGCTGGACACGACGTCCAGCGTCGAGCGATCCATGGATGGACTTGAGCGCGTCCCGAAGCGCTGTGCCGCGTGGCCGCCGGCACGGCGTTCGTTGCTCGTTGGTCGTTGCTCGAATGGTGCGGGGTGAACGACCGGACATGGATGACCGGGCCGGAGTGGATTCGCGAAGTGACGCGTCGCCAGGATGGCCAGTGCCAAGGTTCATTCGCGGCACAACCCAACAGCGGCGTCGGTGCCGAGGGCTGTACTCCGTCGACACGCCTTCGTATTTCGGCTGCAGCGGTTTCGCCCTGCTGGGCGAGCCTCTTTTCTTTGCGTGCCCAAAGAAAAGAGGCGAAAAGAAAGGGCACCCGGAGAGGGCGCCGGCTTCGCCGGTCCCCGGCCGCTCTGCCGTGCTCGGGGCCGGTCCTCGCGCTTTTGCTTCTAACGAATCACCGGGCACCAGTCACATATCACGACGCCGCAGGCACCTCAGCGCAATCGACGGAGGTCAAAGATCCGTTCGTGCTCATCCAAGGCATAGCGGTCGGTCATCCCCGCAATGTAGTCCGCCACCACCCGCGCCCGGTCCGCGTCGTCGCCCGCCTGCTGGGCATGGGCATGAAACTGCGGTGGCAACAGCCGGATATCGCCCATGAAGGCATCGAACAGCGCGCGGATCACCCGCTGGGCCTTGTGCATCATCCGGTAGACCTGCGGATGACGGTACAGGTGATCCATCAGAAAACGCTTCAATATCCGGTTATCTTCGGCGATTTCCGCCGAAAAAGAGATTAACGGTTTGTTCTGCGCGCGAACCGCATCAGCCGAATCAATGCCCTCGAGCCGCGCCGCCGAGTGGGCGGTGAGATCGACCACCAGGGTGTTGACGATGCGGCGGATGGTTTCGTGGCGTTCCTGCCGCGGGGTCAGCGTCGGGTACCGCGCCAGCACCGCATCGTGATGCCGGCGGAACAGGGGCACATCGCGCAGCTGCGGCAAGGTCAGCAGGCCGGCGCGGACACCGTCATCCATGTCGTGGTTGTGATACGCGATCTCGTCGGCCAGGTTGGCCAGTTGCGCCTCACAGCCGGGTTGGGTGCGGGCGAGAAAGCGTTCGCCGACATCCCCGAGCGTGCGGGCCCGTGCGGCGGAGCAATGCTTGAGGATGCCCTCGCGGGTCTCGAAGGTGAGATTCAGGCCCTGAAATTCGGCGTACTTGTCTTCCAGCACGTCGACCACCCGCAGACTCTGGGCGTTGTGCTCGAAACCGCCAAAGTCCCGCATACAGGCGTTGAGCGCGTCCTGACCGGCGTGGCCGAACGGCGTGTGCCCGAGGTCATGGGCCAGTGAGATGGCCTCGCAGAGGTCTTCGTTGAGGCTCAGCGTGCGCGCCAGGGTCCGGGCGATCTGCGCCACTTCGAGTGAATGTGTGAGGCGGGTGCGAAACAGGTCGCCCTCGTGATTGACGAAGACCTGGGTCTTGTACTCCAGACGCCGGAAAGCGGAGGAGTGGATGATCCGATCCCGGTCTCGCTGGTATTCGGTGCGCGGGGTGGCGGGCGGCTCGGAATGTCGGCGGCCGCGACTGGCCTGCGGCCGCGCGGCATAGGCGGCCAGTTCCATCATGTGGTGAAGGCCGCCAGGGTCTCGTGTAGCCGCTCGGTGGCGAAATCAGCGGTCAGCGTGGCCATACCCATGGACCGCAGCAGCACCAACCGCAACTGTCCGCCCGCCACCTTTTTGTCATGACCCATGAGGTCGACGAAATCGGCCGGGGTCATGCCCGGCGGGGGCCGCACCGGCAGCCCGGCACGCGCAATCAGGGCGCGTGCCCGCTCGGCATCGACGGCGGGCAGCCAACCCTGTCGGGCTGACAGGTCGGCCGCCATCACCATACCGGTGGCAACCGCTTCGCCATGCAGCCATTCGGTGTAGCCGGTGTAGGTTTCGATGGCATGGCCAAAGGTGTGCCCGAGATTGAGCAGGGCGCGCACCCCGCCCCCAACCGCTTCCCGTTCGTCCTCAACCACGATTCGGGCCTTCATCGCACAACAGTGCTCGATGGTATGCGCGGTGGTCTCCGGGTCAAGCGCCAACAGCGCGTCGAGATGATGCTCCAGCCAGCTGAAGAAGGCGGCATCGCCGAGCAGGCCGTACTTGATCACCTCGGCCATGCCCGCCAACAACTCGCGCCGCGGCAGCGTCTTCAGGGTGTCGGTATCGGCCACCACAGCCTGCGGCTGGTGAAAGGCACCAATCATGTTCTTGCCGCGTGAATGATTCACTGCGGTCTTGCCACCGACCGAAGAGTCGACCTGCGCCAACAGCGTGGTGGGAATCTGCAGAAAGTCGATGCCCCGCTGGTAGACCGCCGCACAGAAGCCCGCGAGGTCTCCGACCACCCCACCACCGAGCGCGATCAGCACCCCGTCGCGGGGCACTCGGCGCGCCAGCATCAGGTCCAGCAGGCGCTCGGCATTGTCCCAGCTCTTCGCGGCTTCGCCCGGCGGCAGAACCAGCAGCGCATCATCGGCGACCGGCAACGCGGCCCGCAGCGGTGCGAGATACAGCCCGGCCACTGTCTCGTCGGTCAGCAGAAAGCGGGGACGGTCCTTGATCGCGCGGTAACTGTCGACGTCGCCCAATTGTCCGGGGCCGATCCGTATCGGGTAGCGGCGCTCCGCCAACTCCACCATCAATTCTCGTTTCATGTCGTTTCCGCGGCCACCAGTGACCGTTCGATTTCGCGAACCAGCGATCGGGCGTTGCGGCCATCGGTGGCCACCACGACGTGGGCGATCTCGCGATACAGCGGATCGCGTTGCTGGAACAGGCGCGACAGTATGGCGCGTGGCGGCTCGCCCGTGCGCAGCAGCGGCCGGTTGTCACTCCGTGAGGTGCGATGCAGTTGCTGCCCGACCGACGCATGCAGGTAGATGACGCAGCCGCGCTCGTGCAGCGCCCGGCGGTTGTCGGGGTCGAGCACGGCGCCGCCGCCGGTGGCCAGAACGATGCCGTCGAGTTGGGTCAACTCGTCGATGATCTGCGCTTCGCGCTGGCGGAATCCGGCCTCCCCTTCGCGCTCGAAGATATACGGGATATCGACGCCAGTGCGCTGCTGGATTTCATGATCGGAGTCGATGAACCGCAGCCCCCGCAGATCGGCCAGACGGCGACCGACCGTCGTCTTGCCCGCCCCCATGGGGCCGACCAGAAACAGGCGCGTGGGGGTGGGTACCGGCGGGTTCATTCGCCCGAAAATCAGTTTACCCGCAGCCCTTCCTGGATCATCTTCGGGGTCACGAAGATCAGCAATTCGCGCTTGGTATTGGAGCGGCTGTTGTTGCGGAACAGGTGCCCGAGAATGGGAATGTCGCCGAGCAACGGGACCTTTGAGGCGTCCGTGCTGCTGGACTGCTCGAAGATGCCACCAAGCACGATGGTATCCCCCGTACGCACCAGCACCTGCGTCGACAGACGCCGGGTGTCGATGCTGGGCTGCGAGCCGCCGTTGCCGGAGGGCACGATCTGGCCAACGGTGTCGTTGGTGACGTCGAGATCCATCAGGATGCGGTTGTCAGGGGTGATCTGTGGGGTCACGGTCAGGCTCAACACCGCCTTCTTGAAGGAGGTGGTGGACGCCTGATTGCCGCCCGCCGAGGTCTGGAAGGGGATTTCGGTACCCTGCTCGATGGTGGCCTGTTTGCCGTTGGCGGTGATCACTCGCGGCGTTGAAATCACTTCGCCCTTGCCCTCGGTCTGCAGGGCCGACAGCTCCAGGTCGATCAGGAAATCGGAGCCGAGAATGGCGAACGCGATTGACCCGGCGGTGCCACCCGAGGGTGCTGCCGGCAGGTTGACGTTGTAGCGGTTGAGCGATGACCCCGGCGGCGTCACCGGGAAACCGACCGGCGGCGTGAGGAAGTCGTTGACGATGGGATCGGTGCCGAGCGCATTGGTACCGCTGGTGGTGACCAGGCCGTTGCTGCCGCTCTCGGCAGCGGCGGTCACGCCGAAACGGGAACCGATATCGCGGCGGAAGTCGTCACGCGCAACCACGATGCGGGACTCGATCAAGACCTGCCGAACGGGGACGTCGAGGCGCTCGATCAGGGCGCGTACTTCCGATAGCTTCTCTCGAGTGTCGAGCACGATCAGGGTGTTGGTGCGGTCGTCGACGGTGACCCGTCCGCGCTCTGACAGCAGCGAGGTTTCACCCGCACGCAACAGGTTGGCGATATCGGAGGCCTTGGCATAGTTGACCTGGATCAGCTCCGACCGCAGCGGCGCCAGCTGTACTTTCTGGGCGGCAGCCTCCATCTCGGCCTTTTCACGGGCGGCGATCTCGTCCATCGGCGCCACCAGCATGACGTTGCCCTGCTGGCGCATGGCCAGACCCTTGGTGCGCATGATGATGTCGAGTGCCTGGTCCCACGGCACATTCTGCAGGCGCATCGCCACTTCACCCGAGACCGCGTCGCTGATCACCATGTTGGTGCCGGCAACGTCGGCGATGATCTGCAGCAAGGAGCGCAGATCAATGCTCTGGAACGACAACGAGATGCGCTCGCCGGTGTACTGCGGTTGCGCGGCACGGCGGGCTTCGAGCTGGCTTTCGGTCAGCGGCTGCAACTCGAGGGTAAACAGTTCGTCGGACTGATATGCCAGCTGCTCGAAGTCGGCGTTTTCGACCGGGGTGATCCGCACCTCGACATTGATCCCGACCTGCCGGGCATCGACATATTTGGCCGGGGTGGCGAAATCGATCACATCCAGGCGCCGGGCCAGTGCGTCGGGCAACTGCACACTCTTGAACCGGGCCACGATCTGACCGTTCTCTTCGGTCACCTCCACCGGGGTGGCGACATCGCCAAGCCGCACCTGGACCCGTGCCTCGCCCTTCTCGCCGCGGCGGAAATCAATGTCGTTGATCATCGACGCGGCCGGCGCGAGACGCGACGGCGTTGCGGCGGCGGCACTGCTGCT is from Flagellatimonas centrodinii and encodes:
- a CDS encoding deoxyguanosinetriphosphate triphosphohydrolase, producing MMELAAYAARPQASRGRRHSEPPATPRTEYQRDRDRIIHSSAFRRLEYKTQVFVNHEGDLFRTRLTHSLEVAQIARTLARTLSLNEDLCEAISLAHDLGHTPFGHAGQDALNACMRDFGGFEHNAQSLRVVDVLEDKYAEFQGLNLTFETREGILKHCSAARARTLGDVGERFLARTQPGCEAQLANLADEIAYHNHDMDDGVRAGLLTLPQLRDVPLFRRHHDAVLARYPTLTPRQERHETIRRIVNTLVVDLTAHSAARLEGIDSADAVRAQNKPLISFSAEIAEDNRILKRFLMDHLYRHPQVYRMMHKAQRVIRALFDAFMGDIRLLPPQFHAHAQQAGDDADRARVVADYIAGMTDRYALDEHERIFDLRRLR
- the gltB gene encoding glutamate synthase large subunit; translated protein: MVTEQGLYRPEFERDSCGFGLIAQMDDQASHALVQSAITALQRMTHRGAIAADGKTGDGCGLLMKKPDAFLRRVAGEAGITLGNLPYCAGNIFLSQDEKTAARARAVLAEALAVQGLTLQGWRVLPTDNSALGEEALRNIPRFEQVFITSPAQLPKLVFELKLFKARRAAEKRLEAEGDDAFYITSLSCRVLVYKGLVMPEYLPTFYRDLQAEDLATAICVFHQRFSTNTLPKWHLCHPFRYLAHNGEINTISGNRQWAQARARKYECKDLPDISEIAPLVNMRGSDSQSLDNMLEVLLAGGMDLFAAMRALIPPAWQNVENLDPDVRAFFEYNSLQMEPWDGPAGVVITDGRYAVCATDRNGLRPARYVITRDRTIVLASEIGVSDYAPEDVVEKGRLRPGQMLAIDTDSGELLRPADIDGMLASRHPYKQWLKKKLRRLESSLSDDPNSLDRLQPADIAVYQKMFALTNEERTEVVRVLAESGQETIGSMGDDTPFAALSRQIRSPYDYFRQVFAQVTNPPIDPLREQIVMSLECSLGAESGMFEETPERAARLLVDSPVLSESKFRSLLADPIYGHEVLDLHYDPSLGLDAAIRALGDLAVAAVRDRGAVILVLSDRQLTKGRLPIHALLATGAVHSRLIAEGVRCDCNIVVETATARDPHQFACLIGYGASVIYPYLAYATLYDMRARGEISVEKDEAALGQSYRKGINKGLYKIISKMGISTISSYRGSQLFEAVGLHSEVVELCFAGTVNRIQGARFQDLEAEQALLAKAAWNPRRSADQGGLMKFVYDGEYHAYNPDVIRTLHDAVQSGEYSDYEKFAALVNHRPVTAFRDLFTLKDATPIPLEEVEPIESILKRFDSAGMSLGALSPEAHEALAIAMNRLGGRSNSGEGGEDPVRYGTERTSKIKQVASGRFGVTPAYLASAEVLQIKVAQGAKPGEGGQLPGDKVNEMIATLRYAKPGVALISPPPHHDIYSIEDLAQLIFDLKQVNPAALVSVKLVSGPGVGTIAAGVAKAYADLITISGYDGGTGASPITSVKYAGTPWELGLSETHQTLRMNGLREKVRVQTDGGLKTGLDVIKAAILGAESFGFGTAPMVALGCKYLRICHLNNCATGVATQNKVLRLKHFIGLPEMVMNYFRFVAEETRQLMAQLGVRTLAELIGRSELLAIQPGTTDKQRALDLSPILASAGMVLPSGHFCTGPNHPFDKAELAETMVRDALTAIEQKTGGVFSYTVTNRDRSIGARLSGEIAKRHGNLGMSDSPITLRLNGTAGQSFGVWNAGGLHLELEGEANDYVGKGMAGGRIVIKPPQGSRFKTTEAAIIGNTCLYGATGGTLFAAGTAGERFAVRNSGATAVVEGVGDHGCEYMTGGVVVVLGDVGVNFGAGMTGGFAYVLDESRGFVDRYNHELIDIHRVVAESMEGHQHFLRGLIRNYVAATGSEWGQHILDDFRDFVGRFWLVKPKAAEINSLIHAVKAAA
- a CDS encoding MFS transporter; protein product: MRTASAFSLLRQRRFGFFFWTQTLGAFNDNVFKNAVVILITFGIAGVGADQANLYVNLAAGLFILPFFLFSATAGQVAEKYEKARLIRGIKALEIGIMLLGALALWQQSLPLLLGVLFLMGSQSALFGPVKYAILPQHLDEAELIGGNAWVEAATFLSILIGTLVGGWLIAQQGGGTWVALVLVTVAALGYLTARGIPRALPTAPDLRINWNPLTETVRNLAFLRRERTVFLSVLGISWFWFFGALFLSQLPNYTKLHLGGDETVVTLLLAVFSLGIGAGSLLCERLSGRQVEIGLVPLGSIGLTVFGIDLFLAAPGLAAAQGLDATAFLGQAANHRVLWDLGLMGLSGGLFIVPLYALVQTRAAPAHRSRVIAGNNILNALFMVAAALTAVVLLQAGLSIPQLFLVATLMNAAVAVFIYSLVPEFLMRFLVWMLINSLYRIRRQGLAHIPDTGPALIVCNHVSFVDALILGGNIRRPVRFVMYHKIFRIPVLNFIFCTARAIPIAPAKEDPELMERAFGEIAAALAAGDVVGIFPEGALTADGDIATFRSGVERIITASPVPVIPMALQGLWGSLFSRRDSFLGRSRLPRRFWSRIGMVAAPPVPPEQVSAAGLEAQVRALRGDWA
- a CDS encoding FAD-dependent oxidoreductase, with translation MAKNHLQFLEVSRQDPKKVAVEVRMHDWREIYGQFPADNAATQAGRCLDCGNPYCEWKCPVHNYIPNWLKLVEEGNLFAAAELSHKTNSLPEICGRVCPQDRLCEGACTLNDGFGAVTIGSIEKYISDEAFKQGWRPDMTGVVATGKKVAIIGAGPAGLGCADILARNGVKPVVFDRQAEIGGLLTFGIPPFKLEKDVVKNRRNIQEYMGVEFRLNTDVGTDVTMAQLLAEYDAVFLGMGTYTAMTGGFPGEDLPGVVSALPFLISNINRVMGIEKDPADFIDMAGQRVVVLGGGDTAMDCNRTSIRQQAASVSCVYRRDEANMPGSKREVANAKEEGVKFMFNRAPVEIVGNGKVEGVKVVETRLGAPDARGRRRPEVVPGSEQIIPADRVVIAFGFRPSPAAWLGDFGVTLHDDGRIRVHQDAGAEAAFQTANPKIFAGGDMVRGSDLVVTAVYEGRQAAEGILESLGV